The following DNA comes from Noviherbaspirillum sp. L7-7A.
CGCATAGTCGGCGAAGACCATGGCCAGGCTGCGTTCGATCAGTTCCACATCGGCGCCGTAGTAATGGCGGGCAATCAGGTCCCAGGTCGAGTCGCGCGACGCCGGCGCCAAAAGGATCAGCCCGGCGGCGTCGGCATGCTCGCGCAGCAGGTCCAAACCGTGCAGCGCATGGCCGCCGGCCCCATGCAGCAGCAGCGCCATCGGGGCGGGACGCTCGGGCCGGTAGCTATGCGGAACATACAGATAGCTGTCGCGCCCACTGGCATCGGGCAGCGCCTGCAGGCCGGTCGGCGCTGTATGGGTAATGGATTTGGGACGGGAATGCAGGTGGGAGTCGGCGGGCATGGGTCGGCTGCATCCTTCAGAAGATTGAAAAAATCTCAACATGCGACAGATGCTTGGAATGTTTGCCCGCGCCTCAGTTCAACGCGACGCAAGCCTTATTGCCAGAATCTGACGCGGCAAAAAGGTCAATGCCGCCATGCAGCCGTCAGAACGGTACCGAATACAGGATCGCGGCAAACGACAGCACGATCAACGAAATGCAAACCAGTTCCCCAATGGACTTCATGACAATCTCCCTGTACTTATGTTGAAGATATTGCAATGGGCGGACGGTGAGTTGGTTGATTTGACGCAACTTCTTTCCACGCCGTATTGCTGAATAGAACATTGGGTTAGAGAAAATCAAACGATTGTTCCCATCCCTTCGCTCGATCAGTGAGCAATTGGTAAAGAATTCCGGATTTCTCACCAGAACGGTGGACAATAACGGCGCGGCGCCCTTAGCCTCGCCGCGGTGTCGAACCGGATTGCGGATCATTCATGAAGTTTTCATCATTCCAGCGTCTTCCCCTGTTCCTGCAGACGCTGCTGCTGCTGGCCTGTACATTGCCCATCCTGTGGGCCTTTCTTCTTTTCGACCTGCATCGGCTCAACCACCAGGCGCGCACCCTGAGCGGCGCCCAGGTCGACAACCTGGCACGCGCCTTCGCCGAGGAAGTGAAGTCTTCCATCAGCTCGATCGACCTCACGCTGGTGGAACTGCGGGATGAATGGCAGGGCGGCTACAACGACTTTTCGCAGGTAGTGAGCCGGCGCCAGGCCTTCCTGGAGAAGGACATCGGTTTCCAGGTGGCGATCATCAATGCCGCCGGCAACCTGGTGTTTTCCAGCGTGCGTACGTCAGGCATGGCGATGAACTTCGCCGACCGTGAACACTTCCGCGTCCATCGCGGCCTGGCATTCGGCGACCGGCTGTTCATCAGCAAGCCGGTGATGGGCCGCCTGTCCAAGCGCTGGAGCATCCAGTTCACCCGGCCGCTGATCGATGCCAGCGGCAATTTTTCCGGCGTCATCGTCCTGTCGGTATCGCCTAATTATTTCGGGCGCTTCTACAACACCATCGATCTCGGCAAGGACGGTTCGATCACCCTGGCGCGCGCCAGCGGCGAGATTCTTGCGCAATCGCCCGATTCCGAAAGCGCCATGGGCAAGGCGGTCGCCGATGCGCCCTTCCTCCAGCCTGGCCAGGCCGAATACGGCCAGTACGAGGGACGCTCCGGCCTCGACGACATCGAACGGCTGTCGAGCTGGCGCCTGCTGCCCAAGGAAGAAATGGTGGTGGTGGTGGGCCAGTCCATGGACACCATCCTGGCGTCCTACCGCCAGCAGCGACTGGCCTATTTCTCGATCGGCGCCGCGATCTCGGTGCTGCTGGCCACGATAGGCTATTTCCTGCTGGCCGGCATGCGCCAGCGCGCCATTGCCACCGCCGCCCTGGTCGACAGCGAGGCACGCTGGAAATTCGCGCTGGAAGGCGCTGCCGAAGGCGTATGGGATTGGGACGTGCGTGGCGGGCAGGTCCAGTTCTCGCGGCGCTGGAAAGAGATCCTCGGCTATGCCGACGACGCCATCGGAAACCATATCGACGAATGGAACGGCAGGATCCACCCGGAAGACAAGCCGCGGGTATTGGCCGAGCTGGACTCGCACCTCAAGGGCGCGGCCCCGACCTACAACAGCGAACACCGGATGCGCTGCCAGGACGGCGGCTGGAAGTGGGTGCTGGAGCGCGGCATGGTGGTGAGCCACGCGGCCGACGGCCAGCCGCTGCGCATGGTCGGCACCTTTTCCGACATCAGCCAGCGCAAGGAGGCCGAGCAGCTGGACCGGGAGCGCCTGCAGGCGCTGGAGGACAGCCGGCGCGCGCTGCAGCAGGCGCAGAAACTGGAAGCGCTGGGACGCCTGACCGGCGGCATTGCCCATGACTTCAACAACATCCTGCAAACCCTGACCACCGGCATCCAGCTGTCGCTGTTCTCCGTGAAGGACCAGGGCATACAGACCGCGCTGCTGGCCTGCCAGCGGGCGGTGGAACGCGGCGTGCAGCTGACCCGGCAACTGCTGGTGTTCGGCCGCGTTCAGGAGGCGCACCTGAGGGCGGTGCACCTGCCGCGGCAGATGCAGGAAATCCATTCCCTGCTGCGTGGCGCGCTGCCCAGCAATATCGAATTTTTCGCGGGCATGCCCGAGACCCTGTGGCCGGTGCGCATCGATCCGCTCCAGTTCGAGCTGGCCATGCTGAACCTGACCATGAATGCCAGGGATGCGATGCCGCAGGGCGGCCAGTTCAGCATCAGCGCCAGCAATGTCACCCTTGCCGCCGCGGCCAATGGCCTTGCCCCGGGCGACTATGTGCATCTGCGCATCAGGGACACCGGCGAAGGCATGAGCGAAGAGGTGCTGAACAAGGCGCTGGACCCGTTCTTCACCACCAAGGTCGTCGGCAAGGGCTCGGGCATGGGGCTGGCGCAGGCTTATGGCTTTGCCAGCCAGATGGGCGGCACGCTGACCCTGCAGAGCAGCAAGGGCGAAGGCCTGGACGTGTCAATCTACCTGCCGCGCAGCCTGCAGGAAGCGCCCTCGGCGGCGCCGGCCGCGAGGGCGATCGCGCCGGCGGCCCGATCCCGCGGCCGCATCCTGCTGGTGGAGGACGATACCCTGGTCAGCCAGACGGTCAGCCCGGCGCTGCAGAAGGCGGGGTTCACGGTCGATGTGGCGGACAATGGCGAGGAAGCGCTGCGCCGCCTGGAATCGCAGCAGCCATTCGACCTGGTGTTTTCGGATATCGTCATGCCGGGCGCCGTCAGCGGCATCGAGCTTGCCGAGATCGTGCGCAGCCGCTTCCCGGCAATGCGCATCATGCTGGCCACCGGCTATTCCGAGCGCCGGGTCGAAACCGCGGGCATACGCACCCTTGCCAAGCCGTATGCGGTCGAGACGCTGGTTGCTGCCCTGAACGAGGAACTGTATGGCGCGCAGGGGCCGGCAGATGTCGAGCCTGCCCAGCCCGTTCATTGATGCAGGACCGGGCCTGGATGATTACTGCGCCGGCGGCCGGTTTGCCACCAGGCCGTCCGTGCCGGGCGTATAGCTGAGCTCGGGCGCGATCTCCACCCTGTTCTTGCCCAGCTTCTTGGCGATGTAGAGCGCCCGGTCGGCGCCTTCGATCATCTGCGCCACATCCAGCGCGCCCTGTTCGGCCGACTGCACGCCCAGGCTGACGGTAAAGGATGGCATGCCGTCGAAGCTGCCATCGCTGAACCTGGCGCGGATGCGTTCAGCCACGGCAATGGCCTCGTCCAGCGCGGTGTCGGGCAAGAGCAGCGCGAATTCCTCGCCGCCATATCGGCACAGCAGGTCATGGCCGCGCAGTTCACCGGTGGTGACTTCGGCGAAGGTCCTGATCACCGCATCGCCCGCCGGATGGCCATGGCTGTCGTTGATGCGCTTGAAGTCATCGATGTCGATCAGCAGCAGCGACAGCGGCCTGCGCTGCCGGCGCGCGCGCTGGACTTCGCCGGACATCATCCTGAAAAACGTGGCGCGGGTGTAGGCGCCGCTGAGATCGTCATGCGAGGCGGCATATTCCAGCTTCTCCTGCACCCTGGTGGTCACCATGAGCATGAAGCCAAAACTCAGGCCGACCAGCGCGATTGAAAAGCTGGCCAGGTAGAACACATGGACTGGTGAATTATCGTTCCAGTAGCTGCCGTTGTCCTGGCCAGTGACGGCAAAATAAAAACGGCCCAGCGATACCAGTGCCTCGGCGGCAAACAGCGTGCCCGTAAAACGCTCGGCAAAACCCTGCTTCTCCATCCGGAACAGCAGCAGTGCGCTGAGCCCGAACAGCAGCGTGTTGACGGACGTGACGAATTCGAGGCGGCCGCGATAGTCGTCAACCACCATGGTCAGCCACAGCAGCCCCGCGGCCACGGCCACCACCAGGCCCGCGGCATGGCGGTATCCGGCGCGCCGGCCAGCGAAACGGCGCAGGCTCACATGCATGAGCGCGATGCCGCCAACGATCAGCGTATTGGCCACCACGATCGTCAGCAGCGGCGGCAGCGTATTGCGGGACGTAAAAAGAAACGCCCCGGCCACCATGGTCACGCAGCCCCAGCCCCATTCGCCAATGCCGCCGATATCCCTGGGGAAGCTGCGGCGCAGGACGAAAAAAATCATCGAGCAAAGAATGCCGGCGACCGCAGAGGTGATGATGAAAGAGCGGGGATCGAAGGTGGGCATGGCGATAACGATTCAGAAGCGTTTCTGATCCATCAGCATGCAGGGAGCGCCGGATCGAAGCTGACAGGAAAAAACAATGCGCAGGCGAAGCCCGGAAATCATCGTCATGCAAATATACAGGAAAATGTTTCTTTGAGTAAATATCGTAGGATAGCTAACGACAAGACCGTATCGGAATGTCTGCATTTGCCAAATTCATGGTATCGGCTACCTGTCAGATCTTTGCCCCCACTGCCGACATCGCAGCGCCGCACAGAAAGAGCAGGGCGGCCACGGCCGCGAACACGGCGGAGATTTCCTGGTTTTTCTTCTCAGCGGACAGATTCTGGGCGAGCCGGCTGTAGATCTGCGTCAGGTCGGGCGCCGAGCCGGCGTAGAAATAATCGCCCTTGGTGATCGCCGCCATTTCCTTCAGGGTTTCCTCGTCTGGCACGACCCGTATCTCGGCGCCGTTGGGCAGCGTTACCCTGCCATTCGGCGTGCCCACGCCCACCGTGAAGATGCGCACGCCGGTATCGGCGGCAATTCGCGCCGCCTCGATCGGGTGCACACCGGTGGTGGCGCTGCCATCGCTGAGCAGAACGATGACGGCCGACTTGTACGAGCCTGGCGCCACCGGCTTGGGCGCGGATTCCTCGAGGGCGGCACGCTCCCGTTCGCCGAGCAGGCCGCGCGCGCCGCGGCTGTTGCGGTACAGGTCGAACTGGCGCTCGGGAAAGATCGCGCCGAGCGACACCAGCACCGCCGTGCCGATGGCAGTCGAATTCTGCAACTGCAGCTGGTCCAGCGCCGCCAGCACGCTTTCGGCGTCGGTGGTGGGCGTCTGCACCACCGCGGCAGTGCTGGCAAACGCTACCAGGCCAATGCGGGTATGGCGAGGCTGCCCGGCGATGAAGCCGCGCACGGCCGCCTGCGTCGCCGCCAGCCGGGTCGGCTTGACATCGTCGGCGGCCATGCTGCGCGAGATATCCAGCGTCAGGATCACGGTGTCGTAGGCATAGGGCAGCCGCAGGCTGGCCGCCGGCCTGGCCGCCGCCAGCAGCGCGGCGGCCAGGCCGAGAAAGAACAGCAGGGGCGGCAGGTGGCGCCGCAGCGAAGCGCGCGGACCCATCGCGCCCCGCACCAGCGCCAAATTCGGAAAATGCGCGACCAGCTTCTTACGGCGGCGCAGCAGCAGCACATAGGCAAGGGCGGCTGCGGGCAGTAAAGCCAGCAGCCATAGCATTTCCGGTAGCAGAAAGGTCATGGTGGTCCGATTTGCTTGAGGCGCCGCCATGAGGCTGGCGGACCATGGTCACAGTTTGAAAGCCGCAAAGGTGAAACGGTTCCTGCGAGAGCAGCGATCCTCTTCGGGATCGTTGACAGCCTGTTGTCGGTGCCTGGGCTGGCCTGCCGGGTAGGTGATGCGTGAGTAAGAATGTAACGCCGAATGGGTTTTTTTGCGCGAAGGGCGGACAGAAAGCTTGCGTCATGCCGGGGTAGTACTACGGTTTTCTGCCGGGACCGAAAAGGAGAGTCGATGGATCGTCAGGTTAGCCTGCCTCGAAGAAGAACCTCGCCTGAAACGCCTTCTGGCATACCTGTAAAATTTCTGTCACTGAACTGGCCAGCTTTCCCGGCCTGCCATCGGACGACTTTGCCCTGCGATGAAACATATGCCTAAGCATCCATTCACTCACTTCCCGCCACAGCGCCCCTTGCTACTGACTGAACTCACACTGCCAGCAAAGTCGAGCATCGTCATGCTGGCGCCGCATCCAGACGACTTCGACGCTATTGCCATTACGATGCGGTACTTGCATCGGCAGGGACATGAGGTCCACCTCGCCGTCCTGACCTCCGGCGCGAATGGTGTCGACGATGGCTGGCAGGGCAAGCATGGAGCGGCAGAAAAAGCCGCGTTGCGCGAAGCGGAGCAAAGGGCGAGCTGCGGTTTCTTCGGCTTGCCCATGGAACGCCTGGTGTTTATGCGTCTGTGGGAAGGCGGGGACGAACAGTACAACGAACAGGCTGGAAGGCAGGCGCTGCGGACTTATCTGCATGTCAGGCGTCCGGATCTCGTTTTTCTGCCCCATGGCAACGACAGCAACTGGACCCACCGGCGCACGTATGAGACCTTTCACGCCATTGCCATCGAAGATGGATTGCGCGTGCATGCCTGCATGAACCTGGATGCGAAGACCCTCTCCATGCGGCCAGACCTGTATATGTATTTCGGCGAGGAAGATGCCGCATGGAAGGCGCAGCTGCTGCGCTTTCATCGCTCCCAGCAGGAACGTAACCTAAAGATCAGAGGGCAGGGTTTCGACCAGCGGGTACTGGAGGTCAATCGGCAGGCTGCTGTAGATGCTCGTGGCCCAATGCCGTATGCGGAGGTGTTCGAGCTACAGACCTTTAGCCTGTAGGCACTTCAGGGCCGGCTTGCAGCTGAGCGCAAGCAAGCTGCCTGACCGGGCAGGTTCCGATATCAAGGTGGCGGGCCATAGTCACTACAGCCCCATTAAATTCCATTGCACCAGTCCCTTGTCCCTCATTACCTGCTCGCTTTGAAGCGTGCAGCCCATAGATCCAGTTTTTCTTGTGATTATGGTTGTCGGTAAACCGAGCTAAAAATCGTGGTTGCCGTTACCATCTCTTTGTGTTCCAAAGAAAAAACGTTTTTTATTCAAATGGTTAAGTCGTATTCGGTTGTAAATATTCTATTTTTTAAGGTTGTCGCCTTAAGAGCCACAGTTGCGGCCCGATTTCCAACTTCCAACGGGGAAACTTTCAAAATACTTCTTAAAATCAGATGCTTACATTTAACTTGCCTCGCTTTTTGAAAGTGAGATGTAAGTTGTCGGGCTGAGAGTTTTGTTGCATAAATCAGCGTTTTTGTTGCATAAATAGCGTCTTTCGTTACGCTTTTGTTGCACAAATGAGCACTTTGGACATTAGGATTTACGAAAAATAGGAGGAGTAGTTGTCGGCGGATTGCGGCACATACATTTTAAAAATGTCTTTTTATGGTCAATTGAACGCATAAACAAGGACGGCAATCAATGGTTTCGAACGCCTTGCCAGACCGCTATTTCTGCCAATCTTTACCAAGAGAGCAGGCGCAAGATATCTGGAAAAATATTTCGGTAGCCTGTTGCACAACAGGCTAGACTTTTCCTTTGTTACCCTTGAGTGTCAACTTCAACATCCGCCAGTTGCGTTCATGAGCTATGTAATGATTTGGTCCTAGTTCGTCGCTGTTAAGGACGACACTGACACCCCTGTCGTAAACTAATAGATGCGCTTGCGTTTTGCCGTGACAGAAACCTTCCACGGCTAACCTTCCGAATTGCTTCTTCCTACGACTCAACGTACTGTAGTCGGGCACTTGCCAATCTAAAGAGGCGGTTTTGAGCAAACTCTTGGTCTGCTCGATTGCGCGACGTAAAGACAGGCCAAGTAGCCATGCGACAGTCAAACAGAACTCAATCGCTGCATTGCTGAACGTCTGACTACGCCCTCGCTGCCCACTTGGATTGCCGTACCAATCCATCTTCGGATCGATCCATATCGAAACAGAAATCAAGGAAGACGGTAGGGGTTTGATCCGTTTGGAAGTTACTGGTTTTAAGCTTGGGTGAACAGGGTTTTCCATGCCGTGAAGATCTGCGGAGAGGGGGCAATATGGCAGCGCATGCACGCTGCCTGACAATGAGCTCATGGTAACCGCGTTATCGCGATCAGCATAATGCTAGCCTCCATT
Coding sequences within:
- a CDS encoding PAS domain-containing protein gives rise to the protein MKFSSFQRLPLFLQTLLLLACTLPILWAFLLFDLHRLNHQARTLSGAQVDNLARAFAEEVKSSISSIDLTLVELRDEWQGGYNDFSQVVSRRQAFLEKDIGFQVAIINAAGNLVFSSVRTSGMAMNFADREHFRVHRGLAFGDRLFISKPVMGRLSKRWSIQFTRPLIDASGNFSGVIVLSVSPNYFGRFYNTIDLGKDGSITLARASGEILAQSPDSESAMGKAVADAPFLQPGQAEYGQYEGRSGLDDIERLSSWRLLPKEEMVVVVGQSMDTILASYRQQRLAYFSIGAAISVLLATIGYFLLAGMRQRAIATAALVDSEARWKFALEGAAEGVWDWDVRGGQVQFSRRWKEILGYADDAIGNHIDEWNGRIHPEDKPRVLAELDSHLKGAAPTYNSEHRMRCQDGGWKWVLERGMVVSHAADGQPLRMVGTFSDISQRKEAEQLDRERLQALEDSRRALQQAQKLEALGRLTGGIAHDFNNILQTLTTGIQLSLFSVKDQGIQTALLACQRAVERGVQLTRQLLVFGRVQEAHLRAVHLPRQMQEIHSLLRGALPSNIEFFAGMPETLWPVRIDPLQFELAMLNLTMNARDAMPQGGQFSISASNVTLAAAANGLAPGDYVHLRIRDTGEGMSEEVLNKALDPFFTTKVVGKGSGMGLAQAYGFASQMGGTLTLQSSKGEGLDVSIYLPRSLQEAPSAAPAARAIAPAARSRGRILLVEDDTLVSQTVSPALQKAGFTVDVADNGEEALRRLESQQPFDLVFSDIVMPGAVSGIELAEIVRSRFPAMRIMLATGYSERRVETAGIRTLAKPYAVETLVAALNEELYGAQGPADVEPAQPVH
- a CDS encoding GGDEF domain-containing protein codes for the protein MIFFVLRRSFPRDIGGIGEWGWGCVTMVAGAFLFTSRNTLPPLLTIVVANTLIVGGIALMHVSLRRFAGRRAGYRHAAGLVVAVAAGLLWLTMVVDDYRGRLEFVTSVNTLLFGLSALLLFRMEKQGFAERFTGTLFAAEALVSLGRFYFAVTGQDNGSYWNDNSPVHVFYLASFSIALVGLSFGFMLMVTTRVQEKLEYAASHDDLSGAYTRATFFRMMSGEVQRARRQRRPLSLLLIDIDDFKRINDSHGHPAGDAVIRTFAEVTTGELRGHDLLCRYGGEEFALLLPDTALDEAIAVAERIRARFSDGSFDGMPSFTVSLGVQSAEQGALDVAQMIEGADRALYIAKKLGKNRVEIAPELSYTPGTDGLVANRPPAQ
- a CDS encoding VWA domain-containing protein yields the protein MTFLLPEMLWLLALLPAAALAYVLLLRRRKKLVAHFPNLALVRGAMGPRASLRRHLPPLLFFLGLAAALLAAARPAASLRLPYAYDTVILTLDISRSMAADDVKPTRLAATQAAVRGFIAGQPRHTRIGLVAFASTAAVVQTPTTDAESVLAALDQLQLQNSTAIGTAVLVSLGAIFPERQFDLYRNSRGARGLLGERERAALEESAPKPVAPGSYKSAVIVLLSDGSATTGVHPIEAARIAADTGVRIFTVGVGTPNGRVTLPNGAEIRVVPDEETLKEMAAITKGDYFYAGSAPDLTQIYSRLAQNLSAEKKNQEISAVFAAVAALLFLCGAAMSAVGAKI
- a CDS encoding PIG-L family deacetylase, which produces MLAPHPDDFDAIAITMRYLHRQGHEVHLAVLTSGANGVDDGWQGKHGAAEKAALREAEQRASCGFFGLPMERLVFMRLWEGGDEQYNEQAGRQALRTYLHVRRPDLVFLPHGNDSNWTHRRTYETFHAIAIEDGLRVHACMNLDAKTLSMRPDLYMYFGEEDAAWKAQLLRFHRSQQERNLKIRGQGFDQRVLEVNRQAAVDARGPMPYAEVFELQTFSL